From the genome of Gilliamella sp. wkB7, one region includes:
- a CDS encoding AmpG family muropeptide MFS transporter — protein MTNEQNSLIKTIFTEKMLICIFTGFASGLPFYLLLQLLPAWLESEGINIKTIGAFSLTQFPYILKFVWAPFMDNISLFNIGRRRGWMLASQIVLVFFITILGFFSPTLNIWIIASICFIIALFSATQDIALDAFRRELLLDNEQGLGNSIHTNAYRVAGLVPGSLSLILSNYLPWNSVFIITGLFMLPAIIMTLRVKEPINQAPKNHTIEDIIIKPFSEFINRQGIKSALTILAFIFLYKLGDSMATSLATPFYLRMGFSRLDIGWIAKNASLWPSVFGALMGGILMIKIGINRALWLFGFVQVISILGFAWLSVEGPFTEITYHAKILLALVISFEALGVGLGSAAFVAFIAKTTNPLYTATQFALFTSIASIPRTLINATTGIMVNYLGWTTFFGLCTILAIPGMLLLLKVAPWNTKE, from the coding sequence ATGACTAATGAGCAAAATTCACTTATAAAAACAATTTTTACCGAAAAAATGCTAATCTGTATTTTTACTGGATTTGCATCTGGTTTACCTTTTTATTTGTTGTTGCAATTATTACCTGCTTGGTTAGAAAGCGAAGGTATCAATATCAAAACAATTGGCGCGTTTTCGTTAACACAATTTCCCTATATTTTGAAATTTGTCTGGGCGCCATTTATGGACAATATTTCGCTTTTCAATATAGGTAGAAGACGAGGATGGATGCTTGCTTCACAAATTGTATTAGTTTTCTTTATCACAATTTTAGGTTTTTTCTCGCCTACATTAAACATTTGGATAATCGCTTCTATCTGTTTTATTATTGCTCTATTTTCAGCAACACAAGATATTGCACTTGATGCATTTAGGCGAGAATTACTATTAGATAACGAACAGGGACTTGGCAACAGTATTCATACGAATGCTTATCGTGTTGCTGGTTTAGTACCAGGTTCGCTATCATTAATTTTATCCAATTATCTACCTTGGAACAGTGTTTTTATTATTACTGGGCTATTTATGTTGCCAGCAATCATTATGACATTGAGAGTTAAAGAGCCGATTAATCAAGCGCCCAAAAACCATACTATTGAAGATATCATCATTAAGCCATTTAGTGAATTTATTAATCGTCAAGGTATAAAAAGTGCACTCACGATTTTGGCTTTCATCTTTCTTTATAAATTGGGTGACAGTATGGCAACCTCATTAGCAACTCCTTTTTATTTACGGATGGGTTTTAGCCGTTTAGATATTGGCTGGATCGCTAAAAATGCATCATTATGGCCAAGTGTATTTGGTGCATTAATGGGCGGCATATTGATGATCAAAATTGGGATTAATCGTGCACTTTGGCTATTTGGTTTTGTACAAGTTATTTCTATTTTAGGGTTTGCATGGTTGTCTGTTGAAGGCCCATTTACTGAAATTACCTACCACGCTAAAATTTTATTAGCTTTAGTGATTAGCTTTGAAGCGTTAGGCGTTGGGCTAGGATCAGCGGCATTTGTAGCTTTTATAGCAAAAACAACTAATCCCCTTTATACAGCGACACAATTTGCATTATTTACAAGTATTGCTTCTATCCCAAGAACATTAATTAATGCCACTACAGGCATTATGGTTAATTATTTAGGATGGACAACTTTCTTTGGTTTATGTACGATTCTTGCCATACCTGGTATGTTACTATTATTAAAAGTTGCCCCATGGAATACAAAAGAATAG
- a CDS encoding NAD(P)H-dependent oxidoreductase has protein sequence MDKLTQALYFRHGCKKFDETKKIDPAEIEYILDAGRLSPSAFGLEPWHFVVVDSPKIKSELSEACFKQEQVTSCSHYVIVLYRKSNSFSVQSEYFRKAIARTLPDPDDQNCIDTTCQSRLNFYENGLASGLTMNHSLEMQAYLACANMLTAAAYHNIDSCAIGGFQHDAVIKILENHIPSFSGENFGVALCLAFGYRINEPTPKIRWPLKDITTYLSE, from the coding sequence ATGGATAAATTAACACAAGCATTATATTTTCGACACGGATGTAAAAAATTTGACGAAACCAAAAAGATTGATCCTGCTGAAATTGAATATATTTTAGATGCAGGTCGCTTATCCCCTTCAGCATTTGGACTTGAGCCTTGGCATTTTGTGGTAGTTGACAGCCCTAAAATTAAAAGCGAATTATCTGAAGCTTGTTTTAAACAAGAGCAAGTCACCAGTTGCTCACATTATGTAATTGTACTTTATCGTAAATCAAACAGTTTTTCGGTACAAAGTGAGTATTTCCGTAAGGCGATTGCACGTACGTTACCTGATCCAGATGATCAAAATTGTATTGATACTACGTGTCAATCAAGGCTCAATTTTTATGAAAATGGTTTAGCCAGCGGCCTAACCATGAATCATTCATTAGAAATGCAGGCGTATCTAGCTTGTGCCAATATGCTCACAGCCGCCGCTTATCATAATATTGATTCCTGTGCGATTGGTGGATTTCAACATGATGCTGTTATTAAAATTTTAGAAAATCACATACCATCATTTAGTGGTGAAAATTTCGGTGTAGCACTTTGTTTAGCATTTGGTTATCGTATCAATGAACCAACACCTAAAATACGTTGGCCACTCAAAGATATCACCACATATCTATCTGAATAA
- the trxB gene encoding thioredoxin-disulfide reductase encodes MKTKHARLLILGSGPAGYTAAVYAARANLSPVLITGIQQGGQLTTTTEIENWPAGAPELTGPDLMVKMKEHAERFNTEIILDHIDQVDFSSKPYKLYGSETEYSCDALIIATGASAQYLGLPSEEAYKSKGVSACATCDGFFYRNQKVAVVGGGNTAVEETLYLANIASEVHLIHRRDSFRAEKILMDRLAEKIQEGKVILHTHQIVDEILGDSMGVTGVRLRSTQDPNLTEDLSVMGVFIAIGHKPNTTIFEGQLELNGGYIKVKSGTHGNATQTSVEGIFAAGDVMDHIYRQAITSAATGCMAALDAELYLDNLK; translated from the coding sequence ATGAAAACTAAACATGCACGTTTACTAATACTTGGTTCTGGCCCTGCTGGCTATACCGCAGCCGTTTATGCCGCTCGAGCAAATCTTTCACCTGTTTTAATTACTGGGATACAACAAGGTGGTCAACTCACAACCACGACCGAAATTGAAAACTGGCCAGCTGGAGCACCTGAATTAACTGGGCCTGATTTAATGGTTAAAATGAAAGAGCATGCCGAAAGATTTAATACTGAAATTATTTTAGATCATATCGATCAAGTCGATTTTAGTAGCAAACCTTATAAACTCTATGGCAGTGAAACAGAGTACAGTTGCGATGCATTAATTATTGCGACTGGTGCCTCTGCTCAATATCTCGGTTTACCCTCTGAAGAAGCGTATAAAAGTAAAGGTGTATCAGCATGTGCCACCTGCGACGGTTTTTTCTATCGCAATCAAAAAGTAGCAGTAGTAGGAGGCGGAAATACTGCCGTTGAAGAAACGCTTTATTTAGCCAATATTGCCAGTGAAGTACATTTAATTCACCGTCGCGATAGCTTTAGAGCAGAGAAAATCCTAATGGATCGCTTAGCTGAAAAGATACAAGAAGGTAAAGTAATCTTACATACCCATCAAATTGTTGATGAAATATTAGGTGATAGTATGGGCGTTACAGGGGTTAGACTGCGTAGCACTCAAGATCCTAATCTTACTGAGGATCTATCTGTTATGGGCGTATTTATTGCCATTGGTCATAAACCCAATACCACTATTTTCGAAGGTCAACTTGAATTAAATGGTGGCTACATCAAAGTTAAATCTGGTACACATGGTAATGCGACACAAACCAGTGTCGAAGGTATTTTTGCCGCAGGTGATGTGATGGATCATATTTATCGCCAAGCGATCACTTCAGCTGCAACTGGATGTATGGCTGCACTCGATGCTGAACTTTATTTGGATAATTTGAAATAA
- the cydD gene encoding heme ABC transporter permease/ATP-binding protein CydD: MSLDKKRQTYLLGWLKQHAKMHKADLRASALTGFALTLLVIMQAALLAIILQKLIIEQQHFVDILPYFGSLIIILLGRALLMYVREKINFALGKKIRKQIRNDLINQLEAYGPAYLNQSTTGAWSTLLIEQVENLHDFFARYLPQMRLVSIVPILICIAILPFNWAAAAILLCTAPLIPIFMILVGMGAADINRRHFKALAYLSGHFLDRLKGLNTIRLFNQGEKQTNEIAQASEDFRVKTMQVLKMAFLSSAVLEFFTSISIAIVAVYFGFSYLGEFNFGSYNGTVTLFAGFFTLILAPEYFQPLRDLGTYYHAKAEAIAAADNIEAFLSKDVLLNQAYHDANPIQINQPLHTIEASNLIVLSSEQQPIVGPLSFTLQTPFKLALVGKSGEGKTSLMQVLLGFLPYQGSLKINGIEFNQLDITHWQQQISWIGQSPYLINGSVRENILLGKPNASDDEIETVIAKTQLVSVIDKLPQGLDTQVGEDAVRLSVGQAQRVAIARAMLKPCQLLILDEPTASLDRQTMQNIDQQYIAPNTITITHQTDDMHIYNQVWQLADGQLHCDNKEDLC; encoded by the coding sequence ATGTCACTAGATAAAAAACGTCAAACTTATCTACTTGGCTGGTTGAAACAGCATGCAAAAATGCATAAAGCAGATTTGCGTGCTTCTGCTTTAACTGGTTTTGCATTGACTTTATTGGTTATTATGCAAGCGGCTCTACTCGCTATTATTTTACAAAAATTGATTATTGAGCAACAACATTTTGTCGATATCCTGCCTTACTTTGGTTCACTTATTATTATTTTATTAGGTAGAGCGCTGTTAATGTATGTGCGAGAAAAGATCAACTTTGCACTAGGGAAAAAGATACGAAAACAAATTCGCAATGACTTAATTAATCAACTTGAAGCTTATGGCCCTGCTTATTTAAATCAAAGTACTACGGGCGCTTGGAGTACGTTACTTATAGAGCAAGTAGAAAATCTGCATGACTTTTTTGCTCGTTATCTGCCACAAATGCGTTTAGTCAGTATCGTCCCAATTTTAATTTGCATTGCTATTTTACCGTTTAACTGGGCAGCAGCCGCTATCTTGTTATGTACTGCCCCACTGATTCCAATCTTTATGATTTTAGTTGGTATGGGCGCAGCAGATATTAACCGTCGTCATTTTAAAGCTCTGGCATATTTAAGTGGTCACTTTTTAGATCGCTTAAAAGGACTTAATACTATCCGTCTATTTAATCAAGGTGAAAAACAAACCAACGAAATTGCTCAAGCATCCGAAGACTTTCGCGTTAAAACCATGCAAGTATTAAAAATGGCTTTTTTATCCTCAGCTGTGTTGGAATTTTTTACGTCAATTTCGATCGCGATCGTAGCGGTTTATTTTGGTTTTTCGTATTTAGGTGAATTTAATTTCGGTTCATATAATGGCACTGTGACCTTATTTGCGGGTTTTTTTACGTTAATTTTAGCACCCGAATATTTTCAACCATTGCGCGATTTAGGAACTTACTACCATGCCAAAGCTGAAGCCATTGCAGCAGCGGATAATATTGAAGCTTTTTTAAGTAAAGATGTCTTGTTAAATCAAGCTTATCATGATGCCAACCCAATTCAAATCAATCAACCATTACATACTATTGAAGCAAGTAATTTGATTGTACTGTCTAGCGAACAACAACCCATTGTTGGACCATTATCATTCACTTTACAAACACCTTTTAAATTAGCTTTAGTCGGTAAAAGTGGTGAAGGTAAAACTTCGTTAATGCAAGTTTTGCTTGGCTTTTTACCTTATCAGGGTTCGTTGAAGATTAATGGGATCGAATTTAATCAATTAGATATTACCCATTGGCAACAACAAATCAGTTGGATCGGACAGAGTCCTTATCTTATTAATGGCTCAGTACGTGAAAATATTTTATTAGGAAAACCGAATGCTTCTGATGATGAAATTGAAACTGTAATTGCCAAAACCCAGTTAGTGTCTGTTATTGATAAATTACCTCAAGGATTAGATACCCAAGTAGGTGAAGACGCAGTGCGTTTGTCAGTCGGGCAAGCACAACGTGTGGCAATCGCTCGAGCTATGCTAAAACCATGTCAGTTACTCATTCTTGATGAGCCTACGGCAAGCTTAGATAGACAAACCATGCAAAATATAGATCAGCAATATATCGCACCAAATACAATTACCATTACCCATCAAACCGATGATATGCACATTTATAACCAAGTTTGGCAGTTAGCAGATGGTCAGTTACATTGTGATAACAAGGAGGATTTATGTTAG
- the cydC gene encoding heme ABC transporter ATP-binding protein/permease CydC — translation MLAILRPYIALYKHYFWQILCGLSLALLTLFTSVFLLSLSGWFLASTAVVGVAGLYTFNYMLPAAGVRGAAITRTAARYMERLVDHNTTFKILAYLRTLAFRKILPLSANQLAQYQRADLLNRFIVDIDALDHLYLKLFSPIVTALLTIGIIFIVLSNINLPVALVITIILTLTLLVIPVIFYQAGKELGKNLAKQQSEYRLLLINYLQGQAELTLFNAQSRYRHKLDELETNWLRNQQQQSTLMALSSALVLLIAGFLTLLILWLITQYTLSPLVALFVFVSLASAEILAPIPGAFIFLGQVLTSATRTTAIFNQTPDIKFISESESKKVDLSSATLQFENINFSYPNQPFAVLTDFSLTVNQGEHIGLIGKTGCGKSTLLNLVNRAWEPTSGNIYFNDTPLNQLDEKTLRQAIAMVPQVIAIFSDTLRQNLLIGNAQATEQQLIEVLKQVELEKLLNTDQGLNLPIGQGGRALSGGEIRRIGIARALLHNSPLILMDEPTESLDQQTEQQIIQLIKQTCKNKTLIMVTHRLTDNPLFDRVISLNG, via the coding sequence ATGTTAGCTATATTACGTCCTTATATCGCACTGTATAAACACTATTTTTGGCAAATTTTGTGTGGTCTATCTTTAGCGCTTTTGACTCTTTTTACTAGTGTATTTTTACTCTCTTTATCGGGTTGGTTTCTAGCTTCAACGGCAGTTGTTGGGGTTGCTGGCTTATATACTTTTAACTATATGTTACCGGCAGCGGGAGTGCGTGGGGCAGCAATTACTCGCACAGCAGCACGCTATATGGAACGCTTGGTGGATCATAATACGACATTTAAGATCTTGGCCTATTTAAGGACATTAGCATTTCGTAAGATTTTACCACTGAGTGCCAATCAGTTAGCTCAATATCAAAGAGCCGATTTACTTAACCGCTTTATTGTTGATATTGATGCGCTGGATCATCTTTATCTCAAACTGTTTTCGCCTATTGTGACCGCTTTGCTCACGATTGGTATAATCTTTATTGTGCTAAGTAATATCAATCTACCAGTAGCGCTTGTTATCACTATTATTCTGACCCTTACTTTATTAGTCATACCCGTTATTTTTTACCAAGCTGGAAAAGAACTGGGCAAGAACTTAGCAAAGCAACAAAGTGAATATCGCTTATTACTGATCAATTATTTACAAGGACAAGCTGAACTTACCCTTTTCAATGCTCAATCACGTTATCGTCACAAACTGGATGAACTGGAAACAAATTGGCTTCGTAATCAACAGCAGCAATCAACTTTAATGGCACTTTCAAGTGCATTAGTATTATTGATCGCTGGCTTTTTAACTCTATTGATTCTTTGGTTAATTACGCAATATACCCTTTCTCCTTTAGTTGCCTTATTTGTATTTGTGAGTCTTGCCAGTGCCGAAATTCTAGCACCAATTCCTGGCGCTTTTATCTTTTTAGGGCAAGTGTTAACCTCCGCTACGCGCACAACAGCAATTTTTAATCAAACACCTGATATTAAATTTATCTCGGAAAGCGAAAGCAAAAAAGTTGATTTAAGTTCAGCAACGCTACAATTTGAAAACATCAATTTTAGTTATCCCAATCAACCTTTCGCGGTATTAACAGATTTTTCGTTAACGGTTAATCAAGGAGAACATATTGGATTAATTGGAAAAACTGGATGCGGTAAATCAACATTATTAAATCTTGTTAATCGCGCTTGGGAACCCACATCAGGCAATATCTATTTTAATGACACACCATTGAATCAATTGGACGAAAAAACCTTACGACAGGCGATTGCTATGGTGCCACAAGTTATTGCAATTTTTAGTGATACCTTAAGGCAAAACTTGTTGATAGGCAATGCACAAGCTACTGAGCAACAACTTATTGAAGTCTTAAAACAAGTTGAACTTGAAAAATTGTTAAATACAGATCAAGGTTTGAATTTGCCTATCGGTCAAGGTGGTCGCGCTTTATCGGGTGGGGAAATTCGTCGTATCGGTATTGCCCGAGCTTTACTGCACAACTCTCCACTCATTTTGATGGATGAACCAACAGAAAGCCTTGATCAGCAGACCGAGCAACAAATTATTCAATTAATCAAACAAACTTGTAAAAATAAAACGTTAATTATGGTTACCCATCGTTTAACGGATAATCCATTATTTGATAGAGTAATTTCTCTTAATGGTTGA
- the rsfS gene encoding ribosome silencing factor codes for MLQQSLQDFIIDKIDDLKGKDIVTLDVRGKSSITDYMIVCTGTSIRHVSSIAEHLLDEAKKHGLLVLGSEGKNDADWVVVDMDSVIVHIMQEETRQLYELEKLWS; via the coding sequence ATTTTGCAACAGTCGTTACAAGATTTTATTATCGATAAGATTGATGATCTAAAAGGCAAAGACATTGTTACCTTAGATGTGCGTGGTAAATCAAGCATTACCGATTATATGATTGTCTGTACGGGCACTTCAATCCGTCATGTCTCATCCATTGCTGAGCATTTACTTGATGAAGCGAAAAAACATGGGCTTCTTGTTCTAGGTAGCGAGGGAAAAAATGATGCTGATTGGGTAGTGGTTGATATGGATTCAGTCATTGTACATATTATGCAAGAAGAAACCCGTCAACTTTACGAACTCGAAAAACTTTGGAGTTAG
- the rlmH gene encoding 23S rRNA (pseudouridine(1915)-N(3))-methyltransferase RlmH: MKIQLIAVGNKMSSWVTTAFEDYRSRFPKDMPLELIEIPAGKRTKNADIARILDKEGEQMLANCGKGNCIITLDIPGKPYTTHNLAQQLERWKTDGRDVSLLIGGPEGLSPACKAAAQQSWSLSPLTLPHPLVRVIVAESLYRAWSLTTNHPYHRE, translated from the coding sequence GTGAAGATACAGCTTATCGCTGTTGGCAACAAAATGTCAAGTTGGGTTACCACTGCTTTTGAAGATTATCGTTCGCGCTTCCCTAAAGATATGCCACTAGAACTTATCGAAATTCCAGCTGGAAAACGAACTAAAAATGCAGATATTGCCCGAATTTTAGATAAAGAAGGCGAACAAATGTTAGCAAATTGCGGTAAAGGCAACTGCATTATCACATTAGATATTCCTGGTAAACCTTATACTACGCATAATTTAGCACAACAGTTAGAACGTTGGAAAACCGATGGTCGTGATGTGAGCTTGCTTATTGGGGGGCCTGAAGGCTTATCTCCTGCTTGTAAAGCGGCAGCACAGCAGAGCTGGTCGCTGTCGCCTCTTACGCTTCCTCATCCTTTAGTGCGTGTCATTGTCGCAGAAAGCCTTTATCGAGCATGGAGCTTAACCACTAACCATCCTTATCATCGTGAATAA
- the ybeY gene encoding rRNA maturation RNase YbeY, translating to MSAIILDLQIATDDNQNLPTEEQITQWLNVILPQFMDNAEITIRIVDEQESQQLNNTYRHKDKPTNVLSFPFESPIEIEVPLLGDLIICKQVVEAEAKEQDKSLTSHWAHMIVHGCLHLLGYDHILDEEAEEMENIEIDIMQQLGFNNPYQPIDE from the coding sequence ATGAGTGCAATTATTTTAGATTTGCAAATAGCTACAGACGATAACCAAAATTTGCCAACTGAAGAACAAATTACGCAATGGTTAAACGTGATTTTGCCTCAATTTATGGATAATGCTGAAATCACTATCCGAATTGTGGATGAACAAGAAAGCCAGCAGTTAAATAATACATACCGCCACAAAGATAAACCCACCAATGTACTCTCTTTTCCATTTGAATCACCGATTGAAATTGAAGTACCACTGTTGGGTGATTTGATTATTTGCAAACAAGTGGTGGAAGCTGAAGCGAAAGAACAAGATAAATCGTTAACTTCACATTGGGCACATATGATCGTGCATGGTTGTTTGCATCTATTAGGATATGATCATATCCTTGACGAAGAAGCCGAAGAAATGGAAAATATCGAAATTGATATAATGCAACAGCTAGGATTTAATAATCCATATCAACCGATTGACGAATAA
- the corC gene encoding CNNM family magnesium/cobalt transport protein CorC (CorC(YbeX) belongs to the Cyclin M Mg2+ Exporter (CNNM) family, and was characterized as belonging to a set of three proteins, at least one of which must be present for CorA to function.) produces the protein MSDDNPRRPKKGFALWLSQLFHSEPKDKEELIEVIREAEENELIDPDTLDMIEGVMDIAEQRIRDIMIPRSQIVTIKDNYSLDQCLDIISEHGHSRYPVISEDRDHIEGVLLAKDLLIFIRQGIDDFDLKKILRPTVIVPESKRVDHMLKEFRMQRYHMAIAIDEFGGVSGLVTIEDILELIVGDIEDEYDEVEDRDVRRLSPLVYTVRALTPVEEFNEIFATHFSDDEMDTIGGLVMQHFGRLPLRGESIIIDGYQFKVTIADKRRIIQLHVTIPEDATVPNLELP, from the coding sequence ATGAGCGATGATAATCCCCGGAGACCCAAAAAAGGGTTTGCCTTATGGTTAAGTCAGTTATTTCATTCAGAACCCAAAGATAAAGAAGAACTGATTGAAGTTATACGCGAAGCTGAAGAAAACGAACTTATCGATCCAGACACACTTGATATGATTGAAGGCGTCATGGATATAGCCGAACAACGCATTCGCGATATTATGATCCCCCGCTCACAAATTGTTACTATCAAAGACAATTATTCACTTGATCAATGCTTAGATATTATTTCTGAACATGGTCACTCTCGTTATCCTGTAATTAGTGAAGATAGAGACCACATTGAAGGTGTGTTACTGGCGAAAGATTTACTCATATTTATCCGCCAAGGTATTGACGATTTCGATTTAAAAAAGATACTACGACCAACAGTTATTGTGCCGGAAAGTAAACGTGTTGATCATATGTTAAAAGAGTTTCGTATGCAACGTTACCATATGGCAATAGCGATTGATGAATTTGGTGGAGTATCAGGTCTTGTCACAATTGAAGATATTTTAGAGCTCATTGTAGGTGATATTGAAGATGAATATGATGAAGTTGAAGATCGGGATGTTCGTCGCTTATCTCCTTTGGTTTACACCGTACGTGCGCTCACGCCAGTAGAAGAATTTAACGAAATTTTTGCGACACATTTTAGTGATGACGAAATGGATACGATTGGTGGTTTGGTAATGCAACATTTTGGTCGCTTACCTTTACGAGGTGAAAGTATAATCATTGACGGTTATCAATTTAAGGTAACCATAGCCGATAAAAGACGTATCATCCAACTGCATGTAACTATTCCTGAAGATGCCACAGTGCCTAATTTAGAGTTGCCATAA
- the lnt gene encoding apolipoprotein N-acyltransferase, with product MLKYLLLSFIYGCIAVFSYAPFHIWPLAFISFAGLLWLIANKTKKQAMLLGLSWGISYFTSGVHWVYISIKQYGELPTPIAMVILGFLILYLSLYPMLFAFLLRNADRLAPQFSFKQLALAAPILWQCTEFLRGYILTGFSWLQLGYSQLDSPLRAYFPIVGIDGVNLLTCFLCGLAIYSLYKIKQHQSQKHALGAIIALLTIFIAPILFKDKNWTEVDHHRIANFSLIQGNIPQTLRWSNEQLNNTLETYYQLTQQNFGKDKIIIWSEASITDFETNQQPFLYYLDNQARANDSEIAVGIIDYRFNETDNRNKGNIYNSLIVLGEKEPYQYPTAHRYQKHHLVPFGEFTPFESLLEPITELLNIPMSSMKAGDEKQPQLTMKGFKFTTAICYEVILSDLIWENFKPDTDFLLTVSNDAWFGDSIGPKQHLQMAQARALEFGRPLIRSTNNGITAIINEQGRIIKQIPAFTADVLNASLSPTTGLTPYAKWGNKPYLLFMILMCISIFIKRRS from the coding sequence ATGCTCAAATATCTACTATTAAGTTTTATTTACGGTTGCATCGCTGTTTTTAGTTATGCACCCTTTCATATTTGGCCTTTAGCATTTATCTCTTTTGCTGGCCTATTATGGCTTATTGCCAATAAAACTAAAAAACAAGCAATGTTATTAGGATTGAGTTGGGGTATTAGTTATTTTACCTCAGGAGTCCATTGGGTTTATATCAGTATTAAACAATATGGGGAACTACCTACACCTATTGCAATGGTGATACTAGGCTTTCTGATCCTATATTTGTCACTTTACCCGATGTTATTTGCTTTTTTACTTAGAAATGCAGATCGTTTAGCACCTCAATTTTCATTCAAGCAATTGGCGTTAGCTGCACCTATCTTATGGCAATGTACTGAATTTTTACGAGGTTACATTTTAACGGGTTTTTCCTGGTTACAACTTGGTTATAGCCAACTTGATAGCCCATTGCGAGCCTATTTTCCTATCGTTGGTATAGATGGTGTTAATTTGCTAACTTGTTTTTTATGTGGACTGGCCATTTACAGTTTATATAAAATTAAGCAACATCAATCCCAAAAGCACGCGCTTGGTGCAATAATTGCACTATTAACGATCTTCATTGCACCAATTTTATTCAAAGATAAAAACTGGACCGAGGTTGATCATCATCGTATAGCGAATTTTTCATTAATTCAGGGCAATATTCCACAAACTTTAAGGTGGAGCAATGAACAATTAAATAATACTTTAGAAACCTATTATCAACTTACTCAACAAAATTTTGGTAAAGACAAAATTATAATATGGTCAGAAGCCAGCATTACAGATTTTGAAACCAATCAACAACCTTTTTTATATTATTTAGATAACCAAGCAAGAGCGAATGATTCTGAAATTGCCGTTGGTATTATTGATTATCGTTTTAATGAGACAGACAATCGAAATAAAGGTAATATTTATAATTCGTTAATTGTATTGGGCGAAAAAGAACCCTATCAATACCCAACAGCTCATCGTTATCAAAAACATCATTTAGTACCATTTGGTGAATTTACACCATTTGAATCTTTACTAGAACCGATTACTGAACTGCTTAATATTCCAATGTCTTCAATGAAAGCAGGCGATGAAAAACAGCCCCAATTAACCATGAAAGGGTTTAAATTCACAACAGCTATCTGTTATGAAGTAATTTTATCCGATCTTATATGGGAAAACTTTAAACCTGATACTGATTTTTTACTCACTGTCTCGAATGATGCTTGGTTTGGTGATAGCATTGGTCCAAAACAGCATTTGCAAATGGCACAAGCTAGAGCATTAGAGTTTGGTCGTCCATTAATTCGCAGCACCAATAATGGTATTACCGCAATAATTAACGAGCAAGGCAGAATCATAAAACAGATTCCGGCATTTACCGCCGATGTTTTAAATGCCAGTCTATCTCCGACCACTGGCCTAACTCCTTATGCTAAATGGGGAAATAAACCTTATTTATTGTTCATGATATTAATGTGTATTTCCATATTTATAAAAAGACGTTCATAA